In the Bacillus shivajii genome, one interval contains:
- a CDS encoding YjcZ family sporulation protein, giving the protein MEVKRMSYYNGFTLIVVLFILLVIVGAAYC; this is encoded by the coding sequence ATGGAGGTGAAAAGAATGAGCTACTACAATGGCTTTACGTTAATCGTCGTGCTTTTCATCTTGTTAGTAATCGTTGGAGCAGCATATTGCTAG
- the prpE gene encoding bis(5'-nucleosyl)-tetraphosphatase PrpE, whose amino-acid sequence MLLYDIIGDIHGCYEEMHDLLQKLGYTIKNGGLSHPENRKPVFLGDLTDRGPQSVPVMEDVTKWVEDDLALYCPGNHCNKLYRYFLGRNVVINNGLETTVSELNNLSNREFKQISTAFKKLYESSPLYLVLDEQRLVVAHAGIRPDYIGKDSKKVKTFVLYGDITGEKHPDGRPIRRDWAKNYDFDNFIVYGHTPVKEPRKVGNTVNIDTGSVFGNQLTAMKWPEKTFISVPSKQPFVEEKFNPIGDTLV is encoded by the coding sequence ATGTTATTGTACGATATTATTGGTGATATTCACGGTTGTTATGAAGAAATGCATGACCTTTTACAAAAACTAGGATATACAATTAAAAATGGAGGGTTATCTCATCCTGAAAACCGTAAACCCGTCTTTTTAGGTGATTTGACAGATCGAGGACCTCAATCTGTCCCAGTTATGGAAGATGTAACGAAATGGGTGGAAGATGATCTTGCTTTATACTGTCCTGGCAACCACTGTAACAAGTTATATCGATACTTTTTAGGTAGAAATGTTGTCATTAATAATGGTCTTGAAACGACTGTTTCTGAACTAAATAATTTATCGAATAGAGAGTTCAAACAAATCTCTACTGCCTTTAAAAAACTGTATGAATCCTCACCTCTCTATTTGGTTTTAGATGAACAACGTCTAGTTGTTGCGCACGCTGGAATTCGCCCAGATTATATCGGAAAAGACAGTAAAAAAGTTAAAACCTTTGTTTTATATGGAGATATTACAGGGGAGAAACATCCAGATGGTCGTCCTATTCGTAGAGATTGGGCAAAAAATTATGATTTTGACAACTTTATCGTTTACGGTCATACACCAGTAAAAGAACCAAGAAAAGTAGGGAACACCGTTAATATTGATACAGGTAGTGTGTTTGGCAACCAATTAACGGCGATGAAATGGCCAGAAAAAACATTCATTTCTGTTCCATCTAAACAACCATTTGTTGAAGAAAAATTTAACCCCATTGGTGATACATTAGTATAA
- a CDS encoding monovalent cation:proton antiporter family protein — protein MEEHAAVTSLVIVVSIAFLIPVLLHKLKLRVIPVVVAEIIAGIIIGKSGFNLVSTDIWLESLSLLGFIFLMFLSGLEIDFSAFANKKKKKVASDANPFVAATIIFIGVFGLSLLLSFGLVWLGFVDNAFLMTLIISTISLGVVVPTLKEANIMDKTIGQTILLVAVIADLVTMVLLAVFVSIYAEGGGNMWLLLILFAAGILIYWVAKKYQHRSFFETMTKGTIQIDTRAIFALIIFLVALSETVGAENILGAFLAGVLVSLLAPNKEMVKKLDSFGYGFVIPIFFVMVGVDLDLWALFSDSQVMLLIPLLLLALLISKVVPCLFLLKWYDWKTTIGAGFLLTSTLSLVIAAAAIGERIGVIDELLSSALILVAVLSCILTPIVFKKLFPRYEDDDVSDVMFVGANQLTMPLSLNLDRSRFKAKIFHRKQDKIDEFNIDSSFSVNEMADFSVETLEKHDVFEGDIIVVATGDEEKNLTIAKYAKELGIEQVIARVDMPEYKEELENIGVDVFSIFFSTQLVLKTLIESPHVVELFGNPQNGLSEVEVGNESIAGTPLREMPFFGDAVFVRIFRGNESIIPHGDTVLEMRDRLVVTGSKEHVNELRRLFEK, from the coding sequence ATGGAAGAACATGCAGCAGTCACATCATTAGTTATTGTCGTCTCCATCGCCTTTCTTATTCCCGTATTGTTACACAAGTTGAAATTAAGAGTCATTCCAGTTGTTGTAGCAGAAATTATTGCAGGAATTATTATAGGAAAAAGCGGTTTTAACCTAGTGAGCACAGACATATGGCTAGAATCTTTATCGTTATTAGGCTTTATCTTTTTAATGTTTTTAAGTGGTTTAGAAATTGATTTTTCAGCTTTTGCAAATAAAAAGAAGAAAAAGGTAGCCTCAGATGCAAATCCATTTGTTGCGGCTACAATTATTTTTATAGGGGTATTTGGTTTATCATTACTTTTATCGTTTGGGTTAGTCTGGCTCGGGTTTGTTGATAATGCGTTTCTGATGACTTTGATCATATCGACGATTTCTTTAGGAGTTGTTGTGCCGACACTTAAAGAAGCAAATATTATGGATAAAACGATTGGACAGACGATTTTATTAGTAGCTGTTATAGCTGACCTTGTAACAATGGTCTTACTTGCTGTTTTTGTCTCTATCTACGCTGAAGGAGGAGGCAACATGTGGTTGCTTCTTATCTTATTTGCAGCAGGTATTTTGATTTACTGGGTAGCAAAAAAGTATCAGCACCGTTCATTCTTCGAAACAATGACAAAAGGGACGATACAGATCGACACACGTGCGATCTTTGCATTAATCATTTTCCTTGTTGCACTATCTGAAACAGTAGGAGCAGAGAATATTTTAGGTGCCTTTTTAGCTGGAGTACTTGTTTCATTGCTAGCGCCTAATAAAGAAATGGTTAAGAAACTTGATTCCTTTGGCTATGGCTTTGTTATTCCGATTTTCTTCGTCATGGTTGGCGTTGACCTTGATTTATGGGCATTGTTTAGTGACAGTCAAGTTATGTTATTGATTCCGCTTCTATTACTAGCGTTGTTAATTTCAAAAGTTGTTCCATGTTTATTTTTATTAAAATGGTATGACTGGAAAACAACGATCGGAGCAGGGTTTTTATTAACGTCTACGTTAAGTTTAGTTATCGCCGCGGCTGCAATTGGAGAGCGCATCGGCGTTATAGATGAGCTTCTATCATCTGCACTTATTTTAGTCGCTGTACTTTCCTGTATTTTGACGCCAATTGTATTTAAAAAGCTATTTCCTCGTTATGAAGATGACGATGTCAGCGATGTCATGTTTGTTGGGGCGAATCAGCTAACAATGCCATTATCGTTAAACTTAGATCGTTCTCGTTTTAAAGCAAAAATCTTTCACCGTAAACAAGATAAAATTGACGAATTTAATATTGATTCATCGTTCTCCGTAAATGAAATGGCTGATTTTAGCGTAGAAACGTTAGAAAAACACGATGTTTTTGAAGGAGATATTATTGTCGTTGCAACAGGTGATGAAGAGAAAAACTTAACGATTGCAAAGTACGCAAAAGAGTTAGGAATTGAGCAAGTCATAGCTAGGGTAGATATGCCTGAATATAAAGAAGAACTTGAAAACATTGGTGTTGATGTATTCTCAATTTTCTTCTCGACGCAACTTGTATTGAAAACATTAATTGAATCACCTCATGTTGTAGAACTATTTGGAAATCCACAAAATGGTTTATCTGAAGTTGAGGTTGGAAATGAAAGTATTGCTGGAACTCCTTTAAGAGAAATGCCGTTCTTTGGCGATGCAGTGTTTGTTCGAATTTTTAGAGGGAATGAATCAATTATTCCTCATGGGGATACAGTTCTAGAGATGAGAGACCGGCTAGTCGTTACTGGAAGCAAAGAGCATGTTAACGAATTAAGAAGATTATTTGAAAAATAA
- a CDS encoding IS110 family RNA-guided transposase has translation MRLLKSKQGLRRSQFAQEIRGADLEKVLLVPIDVSKVLQKSMIMNYYGEVIDDPFSFMVNQTGMNLLIQKIEKAKQYSQAERVFVGIEATGHYYEDIVRILTDCGYSVHIINPASTNEERKQHLTYTKTDDIDLYLIAEVLIGNKATNAKLSKGDYKRLQHLTRARRSEINKRSRIKTEIRTMHDHIWREYQGFSVLENGKVKTKRTFSDFWGKASMHLLTHFPHASQILELGEVGLKRLSKDHNLKIRQSTIKKLLHAADESVSKSLEELSSELFILKQKLRDYEWHTQTIQSYELEIERIFIKTDGMLLLTVPGIGLVTAAEVYCEMGDLSHYSNANQIIKKAGTNPTIKQSGPDAGYYGHISKQGNANLRRAVYYAGRSLSVHNDALKPFYSRLKEKGKKTKKIYIAMGNKFLKIAFAMLKNQTPFQCKEPNFNYEKEVMKKLALPIAA, from the coding sequence ATGAGACTACTTAAGAGTAAACAAGGATTAAGAAGAAGTCAATTCGCACAAGAAATTCGAGGGGCTGATTTAGAAAAAGTATTACTTGTTCCCATAGATGTATCAAAAGTATTACAAAAATCAATGATCATGAATTATTATGGTGAGGTTATAGATGATCCTTTTTCCTTCATGGTCAATCAAACAGGAATGAACCTTTTGATTCAAAAGATTGAAAAAGCAAAACAGTACTCACAGGCTGAGCGTGTGTTTGTAGGAATAGAAGCTACCGGTCACTATTATGAAGATATCGTTCGAATCCTAACGGATTGTGGATATTCTGTTCACATTATTAATCCTGCTTCTACTAATGAAGAAAGAAAGCAGCACCTTACTTATACGAAAACTGATGATATCGATTTGTATTTAATAGCTGAGGTTTTAATTGGGAATAAAGCTACAAATGCAAAACTCTCTAAAGGAGATTACAAACGACTCCAACATCTCACAAGGGCTCGAAGAAGTGAAATCAATAAGCGTTCTCGGATTAAAACAGAGATACGTACTATGCACGATCATATTTGGCGTGAATATCAAGGTTTCAGCGTATTAGAAAATGGAAAAGTCAAAACCAAACGAACTTTTAGTGATTTTTGGGGAAAAGCTAGTATGCATTTATTAACCCACTTTCCACATGCGTCTCAAATTTTAGAACTTGGAGAGGTTGGATTAAAAAGATTGTCGAAAGATCACAATTTAAAAATAAGACAATCAACCATAAAAAAGCTTCTTCACGCTGCTGATGAAAGTGTATCAAAATCTTTAGAGGAACTCTCAAGTGAACTTTTCATCTTAAAACAAAAGCTAAGGGATTACGAATGGCATACACAAACCATTCAATCATATGAGTTGGAAATTGAGCGTATTTTCATTAAGACAGATGGTATGCTTCTCCTTACAGTCCCAGGAATCGGTCTTGTCACTGCAGCCGAAGTCTATTGTGAAATGGGAGATCTTTCTCATTATTCGAACGCAAACCAAATCATAAAAAAGGCAGGAACCAATCCTACGATTAAACAATCGGGGCCAGATGCCGGCTATTACGGTCATATTTCCAAACAAGGAAACGCAAACTTGCGAAGAGCCGTCTATTACGCTGGTCGCTCACTTAGTGTGCATAATGATGCCTTAAAACCTTTCTATTCTCGATTGAAAGAAAAAGGTAAGAAGACTAAAAAGATATATATTGCTATGGGAAACAAATTCTTAAAGATTGCTTTTGCGATGTTAAAAAATCAGACACCCTTCCAGTGTAAAGAACCCAACTTTAACTACGAAAAAGAAGTTATGAAAAAACTTGCTCTACCAATAGCTGCATAA
- the fabI gene encoding enoyl-ACP reductase FabI → MNIDLSQRTYVIMGVANKRSIAWGIAESLSKAGARLIFTYAGERLEKNVRQLADSLERNDSLVLPCDVTNDEEVDKTFNQIEEEVGDIHGIAHCIAFANREELDGEYLNTTRDGFMLAQNISAYSLTAVAKAARPLMTEGGSIVTLTYLGGERVVKNYNVMGVAKASLDASVKYLANDLGKEDIRVNAISAGPIRTLSAKGVGGFNEVLKEMEDNAPLKRTVTQEEVGDTALFLMSDMSRGITGELLHVDGGYNTIGLM, encoded by the coding sequence ATGAATATCGATTTAAGCCAGCGTACATATGTGATTATGGGTGTTGCAAATAAACGTAGTATAGCATGGGGGATTGCTGAATCTTTATCTAAGGCAGGAGCTCGTTTAATTTTTACATATGCAGGAGAGCGTCTTGAGAAGAATGTACGACAATTAGCCGATTCATTAGAGCGAAATGACTCACTAGTTCTGCCGTGCGATGTAACGAATGATGAAGAAGTGGATAAAACATTTAATCAAATTGAGGAAGAAGTCGGTGACATTCATGGTATTGCTCACTGTATTGCATTTGCGAACCGTGAAGAATTAGATGGCGAGTATTTAAATACAACTCGTGATGGCTTCATGTTAGCTCAAAACATATCTGCTTATTCATTAACAGCTGTAGCAAAAGCTGCACGTCCACTTATGACAGAAGGTGGAAGTATCGTAACGTTAACCTACTTAGGTGGTGAACGTGTCGTGAAAAATTACAACGTTATGGGTGTAGCAAAAGCATCACTTGACGCAAGTGTAAAATACTTAGCAAATGATTTAGGAAAAGAAGATATTCGCGTTAATGCAATTTCAGCTGGCCCAATTCGTACACTTTCTGCAAAAGGTGTTGGTGGATTTAATGAAGTATTAAAAGAAATGGAAGACAACGCACCTTTAAAACGTACTGTTACTCAAGAAGAAGTAGGAGATACAGCACTATTCTTAATGAGTGATATGTCCCGCGGGATTACAGGAGAACTACTTCATGTAGACGGTGGGTACAATACAATTGGCCTGATGTAA
- a CDS encoding RluA family pseudouridine synthase, translating into MKTISLNWQVTNTQDGQLLRSFLRDEKHLSRKALADVKFKGGKITVNGEEVNVRTVLKSGDDVTVFFPPEERSENVPLYSLPLHIVFEDEHILVINKQAGLPTIPSRDPNEPSLAGAVLAYYDECDIQTTFHAVNRLDKDTSGVILIAKHRYIHDRFVQMQKENKIKRSYMAIVHGKMNQLKGTVDASITRKEGSIIERKVSDVGQRALTHFQVEQTTTEGTLVRLELETGRTHQIRVHMNSIGHPLQGDTLYGGRTKYIDRQALHARSINFVHPIKEEEMFLEAPLPKDMKNVLTALKAKS; encoded by the coding sequence ATGAAAACCATATCTCTAAATTGGCAAGTAACGAACACACAAGATGGACAATTACTACGATCGTTTTTGCGTGACGAAAAGCACCTTTCTCGCAAAGCCCTTGCAGATGTGAAATTTAAAGGTGGGAAAATAACCGTAAATGGGGAAGAAGTAAATGTAAGGACTGTTCTAAAAAGTGGTGATGACGTCACAGTCTTTTTCCCGCCCGAAGAGCGAAGCGAGAATGTCCCGCTTTATTCGTTACCGTTACATATCGTGTTTGAAGACGAACATATACTTGTTATTAATAAGCAAGCTGGCTTGCCAACGATTCCTTCTAGAGACCCGAATGAACCTTCTTTAGCGGGAGCAGTCTTAGCATACTATGATGAATGTGATATTCAGACAACATTTCATGCGGTCAATCGATTAGACAAAGATACGTCAGGGGTTATTTTAATTGCGAAACACCGTTACATTCATGACCGCTTTGTACAAATGCAAAAAGAGAACAAAATAAAGCGTTCTTACATGGCTATTGTTCATGGAAAGATGAATCAGTTAAAAGGGACGGTTGATGCTTCAATTACTCGTAAGGAAGGAAGTATCATTGAACGAAAAGTCTCTGACGTTGGACAGCGAGCGTTAACACATTTTCAGGTTGAGCAAACCACAACTGAAGGGACACTCGTTCGTTTGGAATTAGAAACAGGGAGAACCCACCAAATACGCGTTCATATGAACTCGATAGGTCATCCGTTACAAGGGGATACATTATACGGTGGAAGGACAAAGTATATTGATAGACAAGCACTTCATGCTCGTTCAATCAACTTTGTACATCCGATAAAAGAAGAAGAGATGTTTTTAGAAGCACCTCTGCCAAAAGATATGAAAAATGTTTTAACAGCCCTCAAGGCAAAATCTTGA
- a CDS encoding CotO family spore coat protein, translated as MKIMKGKRKEPLLYVVQPKVKPSESNMQEFSYTRKTKEEKKLEQKENEIFCDENLETKKLEDEQVKNVHGGEEIAVSDSEKKEEHIEPIKEASEKVEVVEDVEVNTNEEEVRGANDKEQYKEGNEEVSEDKKANKEDDELASLMKDNHVKTHNQARIEIQTSSFLDLDVESKIKYLMTLPRYFTKPVIELKIDNKIYIGMIYSCDNETNKLTLMLTNNYRTVELNIDQIKYLKIISL; from the coding sequence ATGAAAATAATGAAGGGAAAACGGAAGGAACCTTTACTTTATGTCGTCCAACCGAAAGTAAAGCCTAGTGAATCGAACATGCAAGAATTTAGTTATACAAGAAAAACAAAAGAGGAGAAGAAGCTTGAACAAAAAGAAAATGAGATATTTTGTGATGAAAACTTAGAAACGAAAAAATTAGAAGACGAACAAGTAAAGAATGTTCATGGTGGGGAAGAAATAGCGGTAAGTGACTCTGAAAAAAAGGAAGAACATATCGAACCTATTAAGGAAGCCAGTGAAAAGGTTGAAGTTGTAGAAGATGTTGAGGTAAATACGAACGAAGAAGAGGTACGAGGTGCCAACGATAAAGAACAGTATAAAGAGGGAAATGAAGAGGTCTCAGAAGATAAGAAAGCGAACAAAGAAGATGATGAGCTTGCTTCTTTAATGAAGGATAATCATGTGAAAACACATAATCAAGCACGCATAGAAATTCAAACAAGTTCGTTTTTAGATTTGGACGTAGAAAGTAAAATTAAATATTTAATGACATTGCCTAGATATTTTACAAAGCCTGTCATTGAATTAAAAATTGATAATAAAATATATATTGGGATGATCTATTCCTGTGATAATGAGACAAATAAACTTACATTGATGCTGACAAATAATTACCGAACGGTTGAGTTAAACATTGATCAAATAAAATATTTAAAGATTATTAGCTTATAA
- a CDS encoding DUF1360 domain-containing protein — translation MGITLLEFLLYSLAVFRFSHLIVYDKITTVIRKPFIQLEELTNENGELETVYIIAENGWKKWIGELLSCHWCIGIWGAAFIYIGYIMFPLTFSFIITVFAAAGVAAIIETIVIQ, via the coding sequence ATGGGAATTACACTACTTGAATTTCTTTTGTACTCATTAGCAGTCTTTCGTTTTTCACACCTAATTGTATATGACAAAATCACAACGGTTATACGGAAGCCTTTTATTCAATTGGAAGAACTGACGAATGAAAATGGGGAACTAGAAACGGTTTATATAATAGCAGAGAATGGCTGGAAAAAGTGGATAGGAGAACTATTAAGTTGCCATTGGTGTATAGGAATATGGGGAGCTGCATTTATTTATATAGGGTATATCATGTTTCCACTTACTTTTTCATTCATTATTACCGTTTTTGCAGCAGCAGGTGTTGCTGCAATTATTGAAACGATTGTGATTCAATGA